cgctcccaggtacctgagtacgagcctctgcaggggttcggttattctcagctcccgcaggcacttccacaggagGGTTAGacggggcccgagcccgagtactcctctggggcctaggtggagcggatggctctattggtgccggaggttgagtcggcctccttgtggcagcatcctttcgtggacgcccgcggggcctccggggaggaacatgcacgtcccttggaggagggacttggttttcgcgcggaggcgggggctgagccacctgcgcctctgcggctatccttgtcaactcctcatttcgtttgttggcctctgccaacagctgcttcagttgccggttttcaagttccacaataggaacgtaccgctcaggattgtagtacatatcctcatctcttggtggaggaggtggtccccaggaatcagaagacccacttctctcttcaacatccggattctgcattggctgttttccaggacgtcttgggtaattttcttcaggtgtgttctgattgtttgtggccatgattttctcagggatgaatgcttaaggctctcaatgaaagcaccaaactgttgacgctgttttccgtcaacagtgaaaggagagcacgtaaacaataactgataatggccaattacaatatgacaatgcaaacacacgatttttacgtggttcaacagttaaatctgcctagtcaacgagtctctgttattaaactcaagattatctctgaaaattcttaagcatgaattcttcagagttttctctcaagcttCAGAATTTCgatccattacaatggtgcatgacctctctatttatagagaaggctgcagaatactatcccacatattttgggcaGTTACTCTTTTTgcgtaaataaaataaatggctttaaatgcctataatcaaatataaaaggaaacgtcccctgaagaccaggggacgtataactgaccaaataatatcccacgattctaggggatttacagtaataaatgaggattacatctcgtatggacaacacttatagatattcaaggtttttatcatatatctccaaggccttagcttcccaggtttttcgtcagctttcgagctagagacatctcccgaggtcacatggctttcgagatcgtatgtgcgtcgagctcgggaccgctgatccgaggtcatccctgaggatggatgcatctctagagctacctttcgaggtcatgaacacttcgaggtcaccatattcgaggtcgtctatgtcttgcaggctcgatatttagtcctggagcatactctaaaccttacAAGTCCAATTGTTTGTGAATCCCACTTttgaggtcacatttaacatggctcgaaaactgggtacaacaaaagtatttatatgaattcatgcgatatgttagaaacatcattgtttgtgtatgtgacatgatggtttaaaccttttgtggaaaattgttttaatttacgtgtcatgcatgttaaaatggcatagttaaattatttcgataattaggATTTCGTAATAAAACCTTAATGCCTATTTTATTTTTCCTGAATTTTcgctgtgtaattggacgtctaggagctagcgGTCGTCGAGGTGGCGCAGTGAGTGGTTCGAGACACGTCAGCGGAAAACACACtatttaaggtaagaagagtggacatctgcgcacagggtGCACGTTATGCGtgcaaccttgttttcttatttgttagttatgtaattatatttgtgacctgaattgttgcattaggttgactagcatgaggatattgctagggattttagttagtagacatgcttagatgatgGAGTAGGCATGCTGCTAGATTTTAaatgcttgtgtgagtatagcacttgcaggaattatcttgggtgtgtataactcaggataataggatgccaccatgGAACTGCCTAGTGTGAGTACAAcgcaggcagggcaacgatgtctcgagggaacggcTGAGTGTGAATACAGCGCTGGCTAGACTAggtgccaccgtgggaatgccgagtgtgagtacagcgcaggcaaggcagattacatttcatgtccgatcaacatgacttgttagtatttatgtgtgtgagtgtaacacacattatgttagtgtgatatggtgtttatatatcgcacgatgattattatgcttatgatgtttatttatgtttagttgaaagtttatgttttttggtttggggagttatgtcctacatagcttttcttactgggcgttagctcacaggTACTCTGTGTGTAGGTGaaggcaaagcaaagcagtgaATGGTGCGGGCTTGAGGCATGGAcggaacatgttagaggctgggctccagttattttatgtttttagaaataaatgttatgtttttaaattttcaggcttaaatggttattttctttatgttgttgttattaaacctagcgtccaacagttttatttttaaataatgagatctcattgtctgtttaaattttaaataaatattttcttttggtgtcttaaagtatttattgtttattatttttaaatggactccctaagtaacgtctcgggaaatcggggcgttacagTATGGTATCAGAGAGAAACGGTCCTAAAGAATTTGTGATAAGCCCTAACATGTAAAGTTCATCGCCAAGGACGAGCTTGACTCACTGTACTGTAAGCGGTTAAAGATTACTTAAGAATTTTTGCTTTTTGACTATGCACATTTACGTACTTAGTGTTCTCTTATAATGATCTCTTTACTGTAATAATTCCTTTTCGTTATAAGTTATTTACGTGTGTGGTTCAGGAAATTGAGAATGCTCCCTCGTAGATCAGTCAGAGTAGGACGTGGTCGAGGTAAGGGGAGAGCAGCAATGAATGCAGCACAGCCTGAACCGCCACAAGGATGGGAGGAATGTTTTGCGAGAATGGAAGAGATCATTCAAAGATAGAACGCAGGGATCAATCAACTGAGGCAGCAAGCTGGGCCACCTGTAAGGTTTGAAGCACCAATGGTTAGTCAGCCACCTGCCATCATAGGGTTACCAGTTGTGGAGAATCGTATGGAGCCTTTGTTTGAAAGGTTTCAAAAGCAACACCCGCCAGTGTTTGAAGGCAACATCGATCCGGTCCAGGCAGAGGAGTGGATTAGTGGGATGGAGAGGATCTTGAACATGATGGGAGTTCAAGGCAATGAACGAGTGGTGTGTGCATCTTTCATGCTAAGAAAATATgctcggatttggtgggaggtggtggagCAATCATGGGATGTTAACACTATGGATTGGGACAGATTCTAACAGGTGTTTAATGATAAATACTATAAATCAGCAGTGTTAACAGCAAAAATGGATGAATTTACCAAGCTGACTCAAGGTAATCTCTCGGTGACAGAATATGCACAGAAGTTCGACCGGCTGGAAAAGTTTGCCAAGGGTCTTGTACCTACTGACAAGGTATGAGTGGACCGGTTTGTGAGAGGTCTGAAACcaatgatagctcgggatgtggaGATTGTTTCTAGATGTGTGTTTACCTATGCTGAAGTGGTGGAAATGGCTCTTACGGCAGAAAGAAGCGAAGAAAGAATCTGGAAAGATAATGCTGCTAGAAGGGATGCCAAGAAGAGTGGGGGCAACCACCTCCAATGACAATAGGAAAAGGGGACAGGACCAGCCAAGCCAAGCCAGAAATGATAAAAAGCCCAAGCCCAACAATGACAACCTTCCTGGTGGAAATGGTGGCAGAAACATTCCAACTTGCCCTAAATGCACAAAACGCCATTTTGGTGAGTGCAGAGCTGGAGTTTGCTACAAATGTGGGAAGGAAGGTCACGTGAAGCGCAATTGTCCGACATGGGAACAATCTAGCAATAAGGAATAATAGAAGAAGGATGACAAGTACATCCCAGCCAGAGTCTTCACCATCACCCAAGCTGAAGCCGAGGCAAGCCCTTCCGTCGTAACAGGTCAGATCCCTATGGCTAATATCACATGTAAAGTTTTATTTGATTCTGATGCATCACACTCTTTTATTTCTAGTAGAACTGTAAATGTTGTAAATGCACCTAGTGAATTATTtaatgtggggtttgggactatgttACCTTATGGGGAAATTGTAATATCTAACAATTGGGTTAAAGTTGTACCTTCATGGATAGATGGGAGGGAATTGTATGTAGACCTAATTGTATTAGATTTGTCTGATTTTGATGTAATTCTGGGGATGGATTTTCTTTCCAAATATGGAGCATctatcgactgcaaatgcaagaaagtgGTCTTTGCACCGGAAGGCGGAGATCCGTTCGAGTTCGAAGGCATAAGCAAGAAACCCAGACATCCTATCATATCAGAGATGAAAGCTAGAGAAATGTTGCAACACGGATGTTTGGGGTATCTCGTGAACATGGTCATCAagagagaaaggaaagaaaaaaccagaaacctTCTTGCCCacatcttgcatgttctccaagccgggAAGACAAATCCACGTTGGACTTTTTGACTCTGTGAGATCGCACTTACAACCGCTTATACAATcgtccatttctctgtttccgtcaatcacattgtgtaagttttctgttcatgGCTTCTTTGCATTAACTTTTCCATGTATGTT
The Humulus lupulus chromosome 6, drHumLupu1.1, whole genome shotgun sequence DNA segment above includes these coding regions:
- the LOC133784904 gene encoding uncharacterized protein LOC133784904, whose translation is MVSQPPAIIGLPVVENRMEPLFERFQKQHPPVFEGNIDPVQAEEWISGMERILNMMGVQGNERVVFNDKYYKSAVLTAKMDEFTKLTQGNLSVTEYAQKFDRLEKFAKGLVPTDKWWKWLLRQKEAKKESGKIMLLEGMPRRVGATTSNDNRKRGQDQPSQARNDKKPKPNNDNLPGGNGGRNIPTCPKCTKRHFGECRAGVCYKCGKEGHVKRNCPTWEQSSNKE